One Streptomyces sp. P9-A2 DNA window includes the following coding sequences:
- a CDS encoding ATP-dependent Clp protease ATP-binding subunit: MFERFTDRARRVVVLAQEEARMLNHNYIGTEHILLGLIHEGEGVAAKALESLGISLEAVRQQVEEIIGQGQQAPSGHIPFTPRAKKVLELSLREALQLGHNYIGTEHILLGLIREGEGVAAQVLVKLGADLNRVRQQVIQLLSGYQGKETATAGGPAEGTPSTSLVLDQFGRNLTQAARESKLDPVIGREKEIERVMQVLSRRTKNNPVLIGEPGVGKTAVVEGLAQAIVKGEVPETLKDKHLYTLDLGALVAGSRYRGDFEERLKKVLKEIRTRGDIILFIDELHTLVGAGAAEGAIDAASILKPMLARGELQTIGATTLDEYRKHLEKDAALERRFQPIQVAEPSLPHTIEILKGLRDRYEAHHRVSITDEALVQAATLADRYISDRFLPDKAIDLIDEAGSRMRIRRMTAPPDLREFDEKIAGVRRDKESAIDSQDFEKAASLRDKEKQLLSAKAKREKEWKAGDMDVVAEVDGDLIAEVLATATGIPVFKLTEEESSRLLRMEDELHKRVIGQKDAVKALSKAIRRTRAGLKDPKRPGGSFIFAGPSGVGKTELSKALAEFLFGDEDALISLDMSEFSEKHTVSRLFGSPPGYVGYEEGGQLTEKVRRKPFSVVLFDEVEKAHPDIFNSLLQILEDGRLTDSQGRVVDFKNTVIIMTTNLGTRDISKGFNLGFAAAGDKKTNYERMKNKVQDELKQHFRPEFLNRVDDVVVFPQLTPEDILAIVDLMIEKVDERLKDRDMGIELSQSAKDLLSKRGYDPVMGARPLRRTIQREIEDSLSEKILFGELRPGHIVVVDIEGEGESATFTFRGEEKSALPDVPPIEQAAGGAGPNLSKDA; this comes from the coding sequence ATGTTCGAGAGGTTCACCGACCGCGCGCGGCGGGTTGTCGTCCTGGCTCAGGAAGAAGCCCGGATGCTCAACCACAACTACATCGGCACCGAGCACATTCTCCTGGGCCTGATCCACGAGGGTGAGGGTGTCGCCGCCAAGGCCCTTGAGAGCCTCGGGATTTCGCTCGAGGCGGTCCGCCAGCAGGTGGAGGAGATCATCGGGCAGGGCCAGCAGGCCCCGTCGGGTCACATTCCCTTCACTCCCCGTGCCAAGAAGGTTCTCGAGCTGTCGCTCCGCGAGGCGCTGCAGCTGGGTCACAACTACATCGGCACGGAGCACATCCTGCTCGGCCTGATCCGTGAGGGCGAGGGCGTCGCCGCCCAGGTCCTGGTCAAGCTGGGCGCAGACCTCAACCGGGTGCGGCAGCAGGTCATCCAGCTGCTCTCCGGTTACCAGGGCAAGGAGACCGCCACCGCCGGCGGTCCTGCCGAGGGCACCCCCTCCACGTCCCTGGTCCTCGACCAGTTCGGCCGGAACCTCACCCAGGCCGCTCGTGAGTCCAAGCTCGACCCGGTCATCGGGCGCGAGAAGGAGATCGAGCGGGTCATGCAGGTGCTGTCCCGTCGCACCAAGAACAACCCGGTGCTGATCGGTGAGCCCGGCGTCGGCAAGACCGCCGTCGTCGAGGGCCTCGCCCAGGCCATCGTCAAGGGCGAGGTGCCCGAGACCCTCAAGGACAAGCACCTCTACACCCTGGACCTCGGTGCCCTGGTCGCCGGCTCCCGCTACCGCGGTGACTTCGAGGAGCGCCTGAAGAAGGTGCTCAAGGAGATCCGCACCCGCGGCGACATCATCCTGTTCATCGACGAGCTGCACACGCTGGTCGGTGCGGGTGCCGCCGAGGGCGCCATCGACGCGGCCTCCATCCTGAAGCCGATGCTGGCCCGCGGTGAGCTGCAGACGATCGGCGCGACCACGCTGGACGAGTACCGCAAGCACCTGGAGAAGGACGCGGCCCTCGAGCGCCGCTTCCAGCCGATCCAGGTCGCCGAGCCGTCCCTGCCGCACACCATCGAGATCCTCAAGGGTCTGCGCGACCGGTACGAGGCGCACCACCGCGTCTCGATCACCGACGAGGCGCTGGTGCAGGCCGCCACCCTGGCCGACCGGTACATCTCGGACCGCTTCCTCCCGGACAAGGCGATCGACCTGATCGACGAGGCCGGCTCGAGGATGCGCATCCGCCGGATGACCGCGCCGCCGGACCTGCGCGAGTTCGACGAGAAGATCGCCGGTGTCCGCCGGGACAAGGAGTCCGCGATCGACTCGCAGGACTTCGAGAAGGCCGCCTCCCTGCGCGACAAGGAGAAGCAGCTCCTCTCCGCCAAGGCCAAGCGCGAGAAGGAGTGGAAGGCCGGCGACATGGACGTCGTCGCCGAGGTCGACGGCGACCTGATCGCCGAGGTCCTCGCGACGGCCACCGGCATCCCGGTCTTCAAGCTGACCGAGGAGGAGTCCTCGCGTCTGCTGCGCATGGAGGACGAGCTCCACAAGCGGGTCATCGGCCAGAAGGACGCCGTCAAGGCGCTGTCGAAGGCCATCCGCCGTACGCGTGCCGGTCTGAAGGACCCGAAGCGTCCCGGTGGTTCGTTCATCTTCGCCGGTCCGTCCGGTGTCGGTAAGACCGAGCTGTCCAAGGCCCTCGCCGAGTTCCTGTTCGGTGACGAGGACGCGCTGATCTCCCTCGACATGTCGGAGTTCAGCGAGAAGCACACGGTCTCGCGTCTCTTCGGTTCGCCCCCCGGATACGTGGGCTACGAGGAGGGCGGCCAGCTGACGGAGAAGGTGCGCCGCAAGCCGTTCTCGGTCGTCCTCTTCGACGAGGTCGAGAAGGCCCACCCGGACATCTTCAACTCGCTGCTGCAGATCCTGGAGGACGGTCGCCTGACCGACTCCCAGGGCCGGGTCGTGGACTTCAAGAACACGGTCATCATCATGACGACCAACCTCGGCACCCGGGACATCTCCAAGGGCTTCAACCTGGGCTTCGCCGCCGCGGGCGACAAGAAGACCAACTACGAGCGCATGAAGAACAAGGTCCAGGACGAGCTCAAGCAGCACTTCCGTCCCGAGTTCCTCAACCGCGTCGACGACGTGGTCGTGTTCCCGCAGCTGACCCCGGAGGACATCCTCGCGATCGTCGACCTGATGATCGAGAAGGTGGACGAGCGCCTCAAGGACCGGGACATGGGTATCGAGCTCTCCCAGTCGGCCAAGGACCTCCTCTCCAAGAGGGGCTACGACCCCGTCATGGGTGCCCGGCCGCTGCGCCGGACCATCCAGCGCGAGATCGAGGACTCGCTGTCGGAGAAGATCCTCTTCGGCGAGCTGCGCCCCGGCCACATCGTGGTCGTGGACATCGAGGGCGAGGGCGAGAGCGCGACCTTCACCTTCCGCGGTGAGGAGAAGTCGGCCCTGCCCGACGTCCCGCCGATCGAGCAGGCGGCCGGCGGAGCCGGTCCGAACCTCAGCAAGGACGCGTAA
- a CDS encoding HAD family acid phosphatase codes for MRSRRSWLRRASVTAVSTAALVALAAPAQAATAPGTSATAATAATANVTAAAAAADVDYDTWQRDCQAVMDQALPQLTQRIANPRPGEKQAIVLDIDNTALESDFGFKFPAPANEPVLEVAQYAQERGVAVFFVTARPGIIEAFTEYNLDHAGYESAGLYVRGFLDLFRNVAEYKTAQRVDIESKGYTIIANIGNNTTDLAGGHAEKTYKLPDYDGQLS; via the coding sequence ATGAGAAGCCGACGCTCCTGGCTGCGCCGCGCATCGGTCACCGCCGTCTCCACCGCGGCCCTGGTGGCCCTGGCCGCCCCCGCCCAGGCAGCGACCGCCCCCGGCACCTCCGCAACGGCCGCAACGGCCGCAACGGCCAACGTGACGGCTGCGGCAGCCGCCGCGGACGTCGACTACGACACCTGGCAGCGGGACTGCCAGGCGGTCATGGACCAGGCCCTGCCGCAGCTGACGCAGCGGATCGCGAACCCGCGGCCGGGCGAGAAGCAGGCGATCGTCCTCGACATCGACAACACCGCCCTGGAGTCCGACTTCGGATTCAAGTTCCCGGCACCGGCCAACGAGCCGGTTCTGGAGGTCGCGCAGTACGCCCAGGAACGCGGGGTCGCGGTGTTCTTCGTGACCGCCCGGCCGGGCATCATCGAGGCCTTCACCGAGTACAACCTCGACCACGCCGGATACGAGTCCGCCGGGCTGTACGTCCGCGGCTTCCTCGACCTGTTCCGGAATGTGGCCGAGTACAAGACGGCCCAGCGCGTCGACATCGAGTCGAAGGGCTACACGATCATCGCCAACATCGGCAACAACACCACCGACCTGGCGGGCGGCCACGCCGAGAAGACCTACAAGCTGCCGGACTACGACGGCCAACTCTCCTGA
- a CDS encoding M23 family metallopeptidase, translated as MSQRVTPRSFLTSHLRTRAAVLAAGMGVTAVVGAGIAAAADTKAVTGNTAKAVQAQADAQAKAAETKTAEVKKTAEVKKTAEVKKAAKAKKPAQPAKKKASWVDPVEQYTISATYAQAGGMWQSAHSGQDFAVPNGTEVKATHGGTVVKAGGNGAGDGPAYGNAVVINHGNGAYSQYAHLSQVNVQPGQVVKTGQKIALSGNTGNSSGPHLHFEIRTGANYGSAIDPVKFLRGKGVQF; from the coding sequence ATGTCCCAGCGCGTCACGCCCCGTTCCTTCCTCACGTCCCACCTCCGCACCCGTGCGGCCGTTCTGGCCGCCGGCATGGGAGTCACGGCCGTCGTGGGAGCCGGGATCGCGGCCGCCGCCGACACCAAGGCCGTCACCGGCAACACCGCCAAGGCCGTGCAGGCGCAGGCGGACGCCCAGGCCAAGGCCGCGGAGACCAAGACCGCCGAGGTGAAGAAGACCGCCGAGGTGAAGAAGACCGCCGAGGTGAAGAAGGCCGCGAAGGCCAAGAAGCCGGCTCAGCCCGCCAAGAAGAAGGCGTCCTGGGTCGACCCGGTGGAGCAGTACACGATCTCGGCGACCTACGCCCAGGCCGGCGGCATGTGGCAGTCCGCCCACAGCGGTCAGGACTTCGCGGTGCCGAACGGCACCGAGGTCAAGGCCACGCACGGCGGCACGGTCGTCAAGGCGGGCGGCAACGGCGCCGGCGACGGCCCGGCCTACGGCAACGCCGTGGTCATCAACCACGGCAACGGGGCGTACTCCCAGTACGCCCACCTCTCCCAGGTGAACGTGCAGCCCGGTCAGGTCGTCAAGACCGGCCAGAAGATCGCCCTGTCCGGCAACACCGGCAACTCCAGCGGCCCCCACCTGCACTTCGAGATCCGGACCGGCGCGAACTACGGTTCCGCGATCGACCCGGTCAAGTTCCTGCGCGGCAAGGGCGTGCAGTTCTGA
- the cseC gene encoding two-component system sensor histidine kinase CseC: MGRRHPRRRRPCAAAAREDRPGPHRDGPRLRLQTEGLSTDMRRYVGRLVSAGTQGDSRSGAPGRPASGGIREGFGPSAGAGTRGRFGRLVGAGLERAGVLTGLRWKLSAAIALVGALVAVALSLVVHNAARVSMLDNARDLADERIVIAQRNYELSGRLNFPNTRIDDPDLPEELRAKAEEGRRATYVANRADGTPDIWAAVPLKNGHVMSLHSGFTGRSSNILKDLDQALVIGSIAVVLGGSALGVLIGGHLSRRLRKAAIAANRVAKGETEVRVREAIGGVVRDETDDLASAVDAMADALRQRLEAERRVTADIAHELRTPVTGLLTAAELLPPGRPTELVLDRAKAMRTLVEDVLEVARLDGASERAELQDILLGEFVARRVAARREARSREPGLIRTGGPGDPDVTVRVVRESEVTTDPRRLERVLFNLLANAARHGRPPVEVSVEGRVVRVRDHGPGFPADLLAEGPSRFRTGSADRAGRGHGLGLTIAAGQARVLGARLTFRNIRPAGVSEDSPAEGAVAVLWLPEHAPTNTGSYPMLP, from the coding sequence GTGGGGCGGCGACACCCGCGTCGTCGACGTCCATGTGCAGCGGCTGCGCGGGAAGATCGGCCAGGACCGCATCGAGACGGTCCGCGGCTTCGGCTACAAACTGAAGGCCTGAGCACGGACATGCGGCGGTACGTCGGGCGCCTGGTGAGCGCGGGAACACAGGGGGATTCCAGGAGTGGGGCTCCCGGAAGACCGGCGAGCGGCGGCATCCGGGAGGGATTCGGGCCGTCTGCGGGCGCCGGCACGCGGGGCAGATTCGGGCGACTGGTGGGCGCGGGGCTCGAACGGGCGGGTGTGCTCACCGGGCTGAGATGGAAGCTCAGCGCGGCCATCGCCCTGGTCGGTGCGCTGGTGGCGGTCGCGCTGAGCCTGGTCGTGCACAACGCGGCCCGGGTGTCGATGCTGGACAACGCGCGCGACCTCGCCGACGAACGCATCGTCATCGCCCAGCGCAACTACGAGCTGTCGGGGCGGCTGAACTTCCCCAACACCAGGATCGACGACCCCGACCTGCCGGAGGAGCTGCGGGCGAAGGCCGAGGAGGGCAGGCGGGCGACCTACGTGGCGAACCGGGCGGACGGAACGCCGGACATCTGGGCGGCCGTGCCGCTGAAGAACGGCCATGTCATGTCCCTGCACTCGGGCTTCACGGGCCGCAGCTCGAACATCCTCAAGGACCTGGACCAGGCCCTGGTGATCGGCTCCATCGCCGTCGTCCTGGGCGGCAGCGCGCTCGGGGTGCTGATCGGCGGGCATCTGTCCCGCCGGCTGCGCAAGGCGGCGATCGCGGCCAACCGGGTCGCCAAGGGGGAGACGGAGGTCCGGGTGCGGGAGGCCATCGGCGGGGTCGTCCGGGACGAGACCGACGATCTGGCCAGCGCGGTGGACGCGATGGCGGACGCGCTGCGCCAGCGGCTGGAGGCCGAACGCCGGGTCACCGCCGACATCGCACACGAACTGCGCACCCCGGTCACCGGTCTGCTGACCGCCGCCGAACTGCTGCCGCCGGGCCGGCCGACCGAGCTGGTGCTGGACCGGGCGAAGGCCATGCGCACCCTGGTCGAGGACGTCCTGGAGGTGGCCCGGCTGGACGGCGCCTCGGAACGGGCCGAGCTGCAGGACATCCTGCTGGGTGAGTTCGTCGCCCGACGGGTCGCGGCGAGGCGCGAGGCCCGGTCCCGCGAGCCCGGCCTGATCCGGACGGGAGGGCCCGGGGACCCGGATGTCACGGTGCGCGTGGTACGCGAGTCGGAGGTCACCACCGATCCGCGGCGCCTGGAACGCGTGCTGTTCAACCTGCTGGCCAACGCCGCCCGGCACGGCAGGCCACCTGTCGAGGTCTCCGTCGAGGGGCGGGTCGTCCGGGTCCGCGACCACGGGCCCGGCTTCCCCGCGGACCTGCTCGCCGAGGGGCCGAGCCGTTTTCGCACCGGCAGCGCGGACCGGGCCGGCCGCGGTCACGGCCTGGGCCTGACCATCGCGGCCGGGCAGGCCCGGGTCCTGGGCGCGCGGCTGACCTTCCGCAACATACGGCCGGCCGGCGTGTCCGAGGACTCGCCGGCCGAGGGGGCGGTCGCCGTGCTGTGGCTGCCGGAGCACGCACCGACGAACACGGGAAGTTATCCGATGCTCCCGTAG
- the cseB gene encoding two-component system response regulator CseB has product MTDQTHVLFVEDDDVIREATQLALERDGFAVTAMPDGLSGLEAFRADRPDIALLDVMVPGLDGVSLCRSIRDESMVPVIMLSARADAIDVVLGLEAGADDYVTKPFDGAVLVARIRAVLRRFARANGGREEAEAVAPTGALAFGELEIDTVGMEVRRAGTPVALTPTEMRLLLEFSSAPGTVLSRDRLLERVWEYGWGGDTRVVDVHVQRLRGKIGQDRIETVRGFGYKLKA; this is encoded by the coding sequence ATGACAGACCAGACCCACGTCCTGTTCGTCGAGGACGACGACGTCATCCGTGAGGCCACCCAACTCGCCCTGGAGCGGGATGGCTTCGCGGTCACCGCGATGCCCGACGGGCTGTCGGGCCTGGAGGCGTTCCGCGCCGACCGGCCGGACATCGCCCTCCTCGACGTCATGGTGCCCGGCCTCGACGGCGTCAGCCTGTGCCGGAGCATCCGCGACGAGTCGATGGTGCCGGTGATCATGCTGTCGGCGCGCGCGGACGCCATCGACGTGGTGCTCGGCCTGGAGGCGGGCGCCGACGACTACGTGACCAAGCCGTTCGACGGAGCCGTCCTGGTCGCCCGCATCCGCGCGGTCCTGCGCCGCTTCGCCCGGGCGAACGGCGGCCGGGAGGAAGCGGAGGCCGTGGCCCCCACCGGCGCGCTGGCCTTCGGCGAACTGGAGATCGACACCGTGGGCATGGAGGTGCGGCGGGCCGGGACGCCGGTGGCGCTGACACCGACCGAGATGCGGCTGCTGCTGGAGTTCTCCTCGGCACCCGGCACCGTCCTCTCCCGCGACCGACTGCTCGAACGCGTGTGGGAGTACGGGTGGGGCGGCGACACCCGCGTCGTCGACGTCCATGTGCAGCGGCTGCGCGGGAAGATCGGCCAGGACCGCATCGAGACGGTCCGCGGCTTCGGCTACAAACTGAAGGCCTGA
- a CDS encoding SigE family RNA polymerase sigma factor: MTQGEVLGFEEYVRTRQDALLRSARRLVPDPVDAQDLLQTALARTYGRWDGIADKRLADAYLRRVMINTRTEWWRARRLEEVPTEQLPDACVDDVTEQHADRALLMDVLKVLAPKQRSVVVLRHWEQMSTEETAAALGMSAGTVKSTLHRALARLREELEARELDARALEREERERCAA; this comes from the coding sequence ATGACGCAGGGCGAGGTGCTCGGGTTCGAGGAGTACGTCCGTACCCGGCAGGACGCGCTGCTGCGCAGCGCACGCCGTCTGGTGCCCGACCCCGTCGACGCGCAGGACCTGCTGCAGACCGCGCTGGCCCGGACGTACGGTCGCTGGGACGGGATCGCCGACAAACGGCTGGCCGACGCCTACCTTCGCCGCGTCATGATCAACACCCGGACCGAGTGGTGGCGCGCCCGCAGGCTGGAGGAGGTGCCCACCGAGCAGCTCCCGGACGCCTGTGTGGACGACGTCACCGAGCAGCACGCCGACCGCGCCCTCCTGATGGACGTACTGAAGGTGCTCGCCCCGAAGCAGCGCAGTGTGGTGGTGCTGCGACACTGGGAGCAGATGTCCACGGAGGAGACGGCCGCCGCACTCGGCATGTCGGCCGGAACGGTCAAGAGCACGCTGCACCGGGCCCTGGCCCGGCTCCGCGAGGAGCTGGAGGCCCGCGAGCTGGACGCACGCGCGCTGGAGCGTGAGGAGCGGGAGCGTTGCGCGGCCTGA
- a CDS encoding A/G-specific adenine glycosylase codes for MTALTKPQPDGTADPSSEHAPGASLHYPVIDWFDEHARDLPWRRPEAGAWGVMVSEFMLQQTPVNRVLPVYEQWLARWPRPADLAAEAPGEAVRAWGRLGYPRRALRLHGAAAAITERHGGDVPADHAQLLALPGIGEYTAAAVASFAYGQRHAVLDTNVRRVFSRAVTGAQYPPNATTAAERRLARALLPEDERTAARWAAASMELGALVCTAKNESCHRCPIAAQCAWRLADKPAHDGPPRRGQTYAGTDRQVRGRLLAVLREAHSPVPQATLDRVWHEPVQRARALDSLVADGLVEPLPGGLYRLPLT; via the coding sequence ATGACTGCTCTCACGAAGCCCCAGCCCGACGGCACCGCCGATCCCTCGTCCGAGCACGCTCCCGGAGCGTCGCTCCACTACCCCGTCATCGACTGGTTCGACGAGCACGCCCGGGATCTTCCGTGGCGACGCCCGGAGGCCGGCGCGTGGGGGGTGATGGTCAGTGAGTTCATGCTCCAGCAGACCCCGGTGAACCGGGTTCTGCCGGTCTACGAGCAGTGGCTGGCCCGCTGGCCGCGCCCCGCCGACCTCGCCGCCGAGGCGCCCGGTGAGGCCGTCCGCGCCTGGGGCCGGCTCGGCTACCCGCGCCGCGCCCTGCGGCTGCACGGCGCCGCCGCCGCCATAACGGAACGGCACGGGGGCGACGTACCCGCCGACCACGCGCAGCTGCTGGCGCTGCCCGGCATCGGCGAGTACACGGCCGCCGCCGTGGCGTCGTTCGCGTACGGGCAGCGGCACGCCGTACTGGACACCAACGTGCGCCGGGTGTTCTCCCGTGCGGTGACCGGTGCCCAGTACCCGCCGAACGCCACCACGGCCGCCGAGCGCCGGCTCGCCCGCGCGCTGCTGCCCGAGGACGAGCGGACCGCCGCGCGGTGGGCCGCCGCCTCCATGGAGCTGGGGGCGCTGGTGTGCACGGCGAAGAACGAGTCGTGCCATCGCTGCCCGATCGCCGCACAGTGCGCCTGGCGACTCGCGGACAAGCCGGCGCACGACGGCCCGCCGCGCCGGGGACAGACGTACGCGGGCACGGACCGCCAGGTCCGCGGGCGGCTGCTGGCCGTGCTCCGGGAGGCGCACAGTCCCGTACCGCAGGCGACCCTGGACCGGGTGTGGCACGAGCCGGTGCAGCGCGCCCGCGCACTGGACAGCCTGGTCGCCGACGGTCTGGTCGAACCACTGCCCGGCGGGCTCTACCGGCTGCCACTGACCTGA
- the disA gene encoding DNA integrity scanning diadenylate cyclase DisA — protein MAANDRAAAPGKSGGSAGSDRLMRASLSAVAPGTALRDGLERVLRGNTGGLIVLGSDKTVETLCSGGFVLDVEFTATRLRELCKLDGGIVLSSDLSKILRAGVQLVPDPTIPTEETGTRHRTADRVSKQVGFPVVSVSQSMHLIALYVDGHRRVLEDSAAILSRANQALATLERYKLRLDEVAGTLSALEIEDLVTVRDVSAVAQRLEMVRRIATEIAEYVLELGTDGRLLALQLDELIAGVEPERELVVRDYVPEPTAKRSRTVDQALHELNALTHAELLELPTVARALGYTGSPETLDSAVSPRGFRLLAKVPRLPGAIIDRLVEHFGGLQKLLAASVDDLQTVDGVGEARARSVREGLSRLAESSILERYV, from the coding sequence GTGGCAGCCAACGACCGGGCAGCAGCTCCCGGAAAGTCCGGCGGGAGCGCCGGTTCCGATCGCCTGATGCGCGCCTCGCTGAGTGCCGTGGCACCCGGCACCGCCCTCCGTGACGGCCTGGAGCGCGTACTCCGGGGCAACACGGGCGGTCTCATCGTGCTCGGTTCCGACAAGACCGTCGAGACGCTGTGCAGCGGCGGTTTCGTCCTGGACGTCGAGTTCACCGCGACCCGGCTGCGCGAGCTGTGCAAGCTCGACGGCGGCATAGTCCTGTCGTCCGACCTGTCGAAGATCCTGCGGGCGGGTGTCCAGCTGGTGCCGGACCCGACGATCCCGACCGAGGAGACCGGCACCCGGCACCGCACCGCCGACCGGGTCTCCAAGCAGGTCGGCTTCCCGGTCGTCTCGGTCTCCCAGTCGATGCACCTGATCGCGCTCTACGTCGACGGTCACCGCCGCGTCCTGGAGGACTCGGCGGCGATCCTGTCCCGTGCCAACCAGGCGCTCGCGACACTGGAGCGCTACAAGCTCCGCCTCGACGAGGTCGCCGGCACGCTGTCGGCGCTGGAGATCGAGGACCTGGTGACCGTGCGGGACGTCTCGGCGGTCGCGCAGCGGCTGGAGATGGTGCGCCGCATCGCCACCGAGATCGCCGAGTACGTGCTCGAACTCGGCACCGACGGCCGTCTCCTCGCCCTTCAGCTGGACGAGCTGATCGCGGGTGTGGAGCCGGAACGCGAGCTGGTCGTGCGGGACTACGTGCCCGAGCCCACCGCCAAGCGTTCCCGCACGGTCGACCAGGCCCTGCACGAACTGAACGCCCTCACCCACGCGGAACTGCTGGAACTGCCCACGGTGGCCCGTGCCCTGGGCTACACCGGCTCCCCCGAGACACTGGACTCGGCCGTGTCACCGCGCGGCTTCCGGCTGCTCGCCAAGGTGCCGAGGCTGCCCGGCGCGATCATCGACCGCCTGGTGGAGCACTTCGGCGGCCTGCAGAAGCTGCTGGCCGCCAGCGTGGACGACCTCCAGACGGTGGACGGCGTCGGCGAGGCCCGCGCCCGCAGCGTCCGGGAGGGCCTGTCACGGCTGGCGGAGAGTTCGATCCTGGAGCGGTACGTCTAG
- the radA gene encoding DNA repair protein RadA: MAARTKTTKDRPSYRCTECGWQTAKWLGRCPECQAWGTVEEYGVPAVRTTAPGRVTTSAVPIGQVDGRQATARSTGVPELDRVLGGGLVPGAVVLVAGEPGVGKSTLLLDVAAKAASDEHRTLYVTGEESASQVRLRADRIHAIDDHLYLAAETDLSAVLGHLDAVKPSLLILDSVQTIASPELDGAPGGMAQVREVAGALIRASKERGMATLLVGHVTKDGSIAGPRLLEHLVDVVLSFEGDRHARLRLVRGVKNRYGTTDEVGCFELHDEGITGLADPSGLFLTRRAEPVPGTCLTVTLEGRRPLVAEVQALTVDSQIPSPRRTTSGLETSRVSMMLAVLEQRGRISALGKRDIYSATVGGVKLSEPAADLAIALALASAASDTPLPKNLVAIGEVGLAGEVRRVTGVQRRLSEAYRLGFTHALVPGDPGKIPSGMKVLEVADIGDALRVLPRSRRRDAPRDEEERR, translated from the coding sequence ATGGCTGCCCGTACCAAGACCACCAAGGACCGACCGTCCTACCGCTGCACCGAGTGCGGCTGGCAGACGGCCAAGTGGCTCGGCCGCTGCCCCGAGTGCCAGGCCTGGGGGACGGTCGAGGAGTACGGCGTGCCCGCGGTCCGTACGACGGCGCCGGGGCGGGTCACCACCTCCGCCGTGCCCATCGGCCAGGTCGACGGCCGTCAGGCCACGGCCCGCTCCACCGGTGTTCCCGAGCTGGACCGGGTGCTCGGCGGTGGGCTCGTCCCCGGCGCGGTGGTACTCGTCGCGGGTGAGCCGGGTGTCGGCAAGTCCACGCTCCTGCTGGACGTCGCGGCCAAGGCGGCGAGCGACGAGCACCGCACGCTCTATGTCACGGGCGAGGAGTCGGCGAGCCAGGTCCGGCTGCGCGCCGACCGGATCCACGCCATCGACGACCATCTGTACCTCGCCGCCGAGACGGATCTGTCCGCCGTCCTCGGCCATCTGGACGCGGTGAAGCCGTCCCTGCTGATCCTCGACTCGGTGCAGACGATCGCCTCCCCGGAGCTCGACGGCGCGCCGGGCGGCATGGCCCAGGTGCGCGAGGTGGCGGGCGCGCTGATCCGCGCCTCCAAGGAGCGCGGGATGGCCACCCTGCTGGTGGGCCACGTCACCAAGGACGGCTCGATCGCGGGGCCGCGCCTGCTGGAGCACCTGGTGGACGTCGTCCTGAGCTTCGAGGGCGACCGGCACGCGCGCCTGCGCCTGGTGCGCGGCGTGAAGAACCGCTACGGCACCACGGACGAGGTCGGCTGCTTCGAACTGCACGACGAGGGCATCACGGGCCTGGCCGACCCCAGCGGGCTGTTCCTGACCCGCCGTGCGGAGCCGGTGCCGGGCACCTGTCTGACGGTGACGCTGGAGGGCCGCCGCCCGCTGGTCGCCGAAGTGCAGGCGCTCACCGTCGACTCGCAGATCCCCTCCCCCCGCCGCACCACGTCCGGGCTGGAGACCTCGCGTGTCTCGATGATGCTCGCGGTGCTGGAACAGCGTGGGCGCATCAGCGCCTTGGGCAAGCGGGACATCTACTCCGCGACGGTCGGCGGAGTGAAGCTCTCCGAGCCGGCGGCGGATCTGGCGATCGCGCTCGCCCTCGCGTCGGCGGCGAGCGACACCCCGTTGCCCAAGAACCTGGTCGCGATCGGCGAGGTCGGGCTCGCGGGCGAGGTCAGGCGGGTGACGGGCGTGCAGCGCAGGCTCTCCGAAGCGTATCGCCTGGGCTTCACCCACGCGCTCGTGCCGGGCGATCCGGGAAAAATCCCGTCAGGGATGAAGGTTCTGGAAGTCGCGGACATAGGGGACGCTCTGCGCGTCCTTCCGCGTTCGCGTCGCCGGGACGCCCCACGGGACGAGGAGGAGCGCCGGTAG